A genomic region of Palaemon carinicauda isolate YSFRI2023 chromosome 11, ASM3689809v2, whole genome shotgun sequence contains the following coding sequences:
- the LOC137649554 gene encoding angiopoietin-related protein 7-like, with translation MVTHIETFIENSLSVIRFFTKKIYRDIQVSEKQKMEFQNVFVGLLFYLLGDFIIQTACTRRGRCEEKAALHSDIRNFHESQEILRGEVANLKDALASLSSLLAYSLPEDCSAAKDRGSWTSTTMIKPPGLPPRLVRCEQREQGGGWTIILARKPTANPINFNTTWQNYKEGFGEIDEEFWIGNEVLHRLTREVPHKLRVVFTDWNDTKQTAIWNLFMVGNEDNHYRLSIDEYSADDSTARDELKIHNGRSFSTHDYDNDIDAAEHCAKNHGGGWWYFQCYTANPTGKILTPYQGGDHGMVWGVHATKTVLKSMVMMIKPTSPASYH, from the exons ATGGTCACACACATAGAAACATTCATTGAAAACTCGTTGTCTGTAATAAGATTCTTTACAAaaaagatatatagagatatacaagTCTCTGAAAAGCAAAAGATGGAATTTCAAAATGTCTTCGTGGGATTATTATTCTATCTGCTTGGCGATTTTATTATTCAG ACAGCCTGTACCAGAAGAGGGAGATGTGAAGAGAAGGCAGCGCTCCATTCAGACATAAGGAACTTCCACGAATCTCAAGAAATCCTCAGAGGCGAAGTGGCTAACCTGAAGGATGCCCTGGCTTCTCTCAGCTCCCTGCTGGCTTATTCCCTGCCCGAGGACTGCAGTGCTGCGAAGGACAGAGGAAGCTGGACCTCTACGACCATG ATTAAACCACCAGGTTTGCCTCCAAGGTTGGTGAGATGCGAGCAGCGCGAACAAGGGGGAGGGTGGACGATCATCTTGGCCAGAAAACCAACAGCCAATCCTATCAACTTCAACACCACTTGGCAGAATTATAAGGAAGGGTTTGGAGAGATCGATGAAGAGTTCTGGATAG GAAACGAGGTGCTGCACAGACTCACGAGAGAGGTGCCCCATAAGCTTCGAGTGGTCTTCACAGATTGGAATGATACGAAGCAGACCGCCATCTGGAATTTATTCAT GGTAGGCAATGAAGACAACCACTATAGACTAAGCATCGATGAGTATTCCGCTGACGACAGCACAGCCCGAGATGAACTCAAGATCCACAATGGAAGGTCCTTCTCTACTCACGATTACGATAATGATATCGACGCAGCAG AACACTGCGCTAAGAATCACGGCGGAGGATGGTGGTACTTCCAGTGTTACACGGCCAACCCCACGGGCAAGATCCTCACGCCCTACCAGGGCGGAGACCATGGCATGGTCTGGGGTGTCCACGCCACAAAAACTGTCCTCAAAAGCATGGTCATGATGATCAAGCCAACCAGTCCTGCCTCCTATCATTGA